The following proteins are encoded in a genomic region of Micromonospora olivasterospora:
- a CDS encoding LamG-like jellyroll fold domain-containing protein, producing MRRSVTSSLRRSAIVVAAVFALTVAVPSGVVRPGGEFPLTWLSWFVQRPAWSATAAFLGLPVQQKGRPTTIDHHVPASATDARQGAGRAPKPAAGTLESYQPHQVEVTPESTGPAEQGFNSRTSTRLAARSSARSDVYANADGSYTKRTYNRPVNYRASDGTWKKIDSDLARWADGRLHVKANGLGVSVAGTTARAATNRTATADAGGTASGDLAQLTLPTGESVGYQLQGATVSAPVVDGPTARYHDILPQTDLELTTFDAGIKETLILRSPQAASTWVFPLRLDGLTPRLTTRGSVELLDADGKAVAWFPHGSMQDSNVHPQSGAPAESDGVAMELITVDGAPALKVTADQAWLNDPARVYPVRVDPTVTTGTTGDVYVDNDPDTTNHNGDNLPVGTYNGGTVKARSFIHFDEFDDDGLLGKRFSAATLKLYLTWTYDCTSHKPFYVHRTTQAWTVADLTTGNYPGPTISSSIGSLTVGDNYPACQNDNPVNRSVGKWVSVPLDVATFNDWSTGGMNEGLALTASETDSTAWKRFTAANYGAGAYKPYIEFTYTNNVAPQVNLRYPANNTLVQTLTPELLSRAVDSDNWPAKGLTYSYVVKDAETGAQKASSGWITTPSWTVPAGKLDWNKTYVYTVQVYDKATYSPVSPGYAFTTSVPQPLLTANLAQNSGKGYDASIGNYTTSATDASVPTVGPSLSVTRSYNSLDTRRGNAFGTGWSSLLDMRATQVKDVAGSVQSVLVTYPTGQDVAFGRKNDGTFTAPSGRFSTFVETKDTAGAVTGYTLTDKDATVYTFGRSAGGGVFKVTRIADASGRALTVAYDTSGYASRLTSASGRYLDVTWSTPSGSTVPHVATVSTNPAVAGNATTAETWSYSYGANDQIAKVCPPTSAVACTTYQADTTSQYANALVNAGPYSYWPLNEASGASIAASRVLTNAGVDNARYTNVTLGQPAALAGSTATTATFNGTSSYVQLPGKLVADGQYQSISMWFKTTTPNGVLFSYSADAISKGTTAGNYNPALYIGSDGKLRGEFWQGSATPITSNAAVTDGAWHHVVLTGAGDTQTLYLDGVAKGTLPGTIALIPNGSTNVLVGAGFVGHAWPSHLRSGASPAVASYFSGSISDVAFFNQALTGTTVAALNSAGRTSHPVLSKVVRPSGGVTAEITYDKATGRVATVKDENGGTWSLGTPTVSGDSGVYAASVLGAKPADYWRLGSVDVTDAVNEVEGGTATFNNTTLGVAGPFSDSKAASFNGSTSYLQLPPEDLPTTGPNSVEMWFKMPDKNTAGGVLYSYQNGPITDPAAVTSWNPSLYVGTDGKLRGGFWTGSGSSGRMITTAGTVNDGKWHHVTLSAGTATQSLYLDGVAVGKLDYTLAATSSVHAYVGAGKWSGAWPMHGTPEVGYFPGSIAEVAFYRSQLSADQVSSHFQASKQTVPVAVTMVSGQTQAIPMPVQTVTVTGPTGEKLSYSYDLVNGNRMVAQTDGLGNTTKLGYDVGGFGNLTYDPNGVWTQELQDARGNTKQVITCQDQSANKCSSVYYTYYPDATSTTLSPDARNDLMLTMRDGRSASETDNTYLTTYGYDTKGNQTTITDPLGRVTRTTYTDGTTIAAKDGGFAPAGLPSTVTTPGGQTQQVVYYASGDVAEVVEPGGKITRYAYDGLGRPVSETEITNTFPAGLTTTRTFDKQGRPLTETEPAVTNRVTGAVHTAYTETTYDVDGNLTEQKVSDLTGGDAPRTEKHGYNAYGQETSTTNAADQTTTFEYNPYGQVARETEADGGVTVNTYDVEGNLLTSKLVGFVGDPNTPSAARDLVTTQRSYDPAGRLASETDAMGWTTSHTYTDNGLEAKITRTDGTRTFVVKETTYDAAGNEVTEKTNNGRSTTATTYDAAGRTISTTVDPNGLKRTTTLTYDADDNVVSSVSSGPNGTTGISEALYDTAGRAIAETTYPSTKLTPVARWKLNETTGTTAADSAGNSPATANNVTWSSDRGGSAVSNGSTTKIQTAGPVVDTKRSLTFAAWVNLASTGLIGRVLGQDGVSQNAFELRYQKTNQWMFVLKSADVDDPPNNQIVTSTSVPSVNTWTHLAGVFDATTGTMTLYVNGVAEATKTGVSPWSATGPFTIGCGRFNGVCSDSFNGKISDVQAYQKALSAAEIGQLKAGSAPAADAQVIRTSQVLDQDGLPTSITDENGNTTYQGYDEEGRLVKTTAPAAMVEQAGQLPALTSAVSWVGYNTFDEPTDARDANGNWSVTRYDAAGRVVSQTDPSYTPPGSSTPIVPETTQTYDEAGQVTSVTDPLGKITRYEYDQLGRVSKQVAPNDGVTTYRYDDVGNVLSTTDPTGAVTEATYDYLGRTLTSTEVVRQASTNYTTTYTYDDTSAQQTTQVTSAAGVNSTTTYNAAGEPLTVKDGANNVTSYTYDSEGRTTRTTRPDGSYATVTYDMADRATDTAEYSPAGVKLSSQSAHYDRAGNMVATTDARDTTTTFEFDATGALTREIQPISGSDAIETTFGYDLEGNRTRFTDGRGNAFYTTYNSWGLPESQIEPATAAHPDAADRTFTIAYDRGGRPVTQTMPGGVTVTRAYDDMGQLIRQAGAGAEAATVDRVFGYDVAGRMTEFSGSGGTNTISYDDRGLPLSVTGPSGDSSFGYDPDGRLASRQDAAGTTSYGYDGAGRLYTLSNPTADVQMAYTYNTLSQLSKITYGNNGNSRNFTYDPLRRLKDDELKSSTGTSLAKISYSWDENSNIVSKSTTGFAGSAANTYTYDLADRLTSWNNGTATTVYAYDKSGNRVQNGSKLFTYDQRNRLLTADGAGYTYTARGTLASAGGVTTSTDAFGQVVSQQSTGGGSQTYSYDGLGRAIRPGFSYGGLANDLAGDASASYVRGPSGEVVGTASGGSQRLVWTDLHTDVVGQFTATGAGLSGSMTYDPLGKIVGTAGLLGQLGYQSEWTDAVTSRVNMHARWYNTETGQFDTRDTASNSPVPDSINANRYQYGDANPLTVTDPTGHWGFGSLKKAFSSAVSSVRSTVSSYASSAYSYASSYAYSAYSSAKSTVTKTVSKAKAVVKKKVQQVKRKYNQVKKTVKKTYNKVKKAVKKKIDAGRKYVSKKIAAAKKRAKQLAAKAKQAAKKVAAKAVRVVKKAASQVKDAAAATKKWVQEHKDTLLEVAAIGGAILAGIACTAVTAGAGAIACMVGAGALINLAKDAAQGDIHSVGDALGSVGTGAVSGLVGGAGGAIAGRVGALVANKVGTGLAGRLATEAAENTVEDAIGQVATTGRYNPRAAAESMVPGLSLLSRKGGGARSAGASSGGGAGGGGNAFGISVGGGGATCPRHSFDPKTRVLMADGSSRPIEDVNVGDKVMATEPTTGRSEPKQVTQLHRNDDKDLTDLTVRDQDGKVTKVETTWHHPFWNATKRKWDDAKDLKPGTKLLVRGKGAVTVAAVLNKLGAEEMRDLTVADIHTYYVVAGNTPVLVHNCNLANYADSVRNKPGAKFASEYTSPSGAKYYGHNRHGQQAEGPLADALERAGHHGGCAEVHCLIQAQAAEGPDAIRGGTMRTVQTRNNSMPTSNTTGHGEPAYPCGRCSRLLEDLGIG from the coding sequence ATGCGCCGATCCGTCACCAGTTCCTTGCGCCGTTCGGCCATCGTGGTCGCGGCTGTCTTCGCGCTCACCGTGGCCGTGCCGTCCGGCGTGGTGCGACCTGGCGGCGAGTTCCCGCTGACCTGGCTGTCCTGGTTCGTCCAGCGGCCCGCCTGGTCGGCCACCGCCGCGTTCCTGGGCCTCCCCGTGCAGCAGAAGGGCCGGCCGACCACGATCGACCACCACGTCCCAGCGTCGGCGACCGATGCCCGGCAGGGCGCCGGTCGGGCGCCGAAGCCGGCGGCCGGCACGCTCGAGTCGTACCAGCCGCACCAGGTCGAGGTGACGCCGGAGAGCACCGGCCCCGCCGAGCAGGGTTTCAACAGCCGGACCAGCACACGGCTGGCCGCGCGGTCCAGCGCGCGGTCCGATGTGTACGCGAACGCGGACGGCTCGTACACGAAGCGGACCTACAACCGGCCGGTGAACTACCGGGCCAGCGACGGCACCTGGAAGAAGATCGATTCTGATCTGGCCCGGTGGGCCGATGGTCGGCTGCACGTGAAGGCGAATGGCCTCGGTGTCTCGGTCGCCGGCACCACCGCCCGGGCCGCCACCAACCGGACCGCGACGGCCGATGCCGGCGGCACCGCCAGCGGTGACCTCGCGCAGCTGACCCTGCCCACCGGTGAGAGCGTCGGCTACCAGCTCCAGGGCGCGACGGTCAGCGCACCGGTGGTCGACGGCCCCACCGCCCGCTATCACGACATCCTGCCGCAGACCGATCTCGAGCTGACCACGTTCGACGCCGGCATCAAGGAAACCTTGATCCTGCGCTCGCCGCAGGCGGCGTCGACCTGGGTGTTCCCGCTGCGGCTGGATGGGCTCACCCCGCGGCTGACGACGCGGGGCTCGGTGGAGCTGCTCGACGCCGACGGCAAGGCCGTCGCCTGGTTCCCGCACGGCTCGATGCAGGACTCGAACGTCCACCCGCAGTCCGGCGCTCCCGCCGAGTCCGACGGGGTGGCCATGGAGCTGATTACCGTCGACGGCGCGCCGGCACTGAAGGTGACCGCGGACCAGGCCTGGTTGAACGACCCTGCCCGGGTGTACCCGGTCCGGGTCGACCCGACCGTGACCACGGGCACGACCGGTGACGTGTACGTCGACAACGACCCCGACACCACCAACCACAACGGCGACAACCTGCCGGTCGGTACGTACAACGGTGGGACGGTCAAGGCGCGCTCGTTTATCCACTTCGACGAGTTCGACGACGACGGGCTGCTCGGGAAGCGGTTCAGCGCGGCGACGCTGAAGCTGTACCTGACCTGGACGTACGACTGCACCTCGCACAAGCCGTTCTACGTGCACCGCACGACCCAGGCGTGGACGGTCGCGGACCTCACCACCGGCAACTACCCGGGGCCGACGATCTCGTCGTCGATCGGCTCGTTGACCGTCGGGGACAACTATCCGGCCTGTCAGAACGACAACCCGGTGAACCGCAGCGTCGGCAAGTGGGTGAGCGTGCCGCTGGACGTGGCGACGTTCAACGACTGGTCCACCGGCGGCATGAACGAGGGCCTGGCCCTGACCGCGTCGGAGACCGACTCGACGGCGTGGAAGCGGTTCACCGCCGCGAACTACGGCGCTGGCGCCTACAAGCCGTACATCGAGTTCACCTACACCAACAACGTCGCGCCGCAGGTCAACCTCCGGTACCCGGCCAACAACACCCTGGTGCAGACGCTCACCCCCGAGCTGCTGTCGCGGGCGGTGGACTCCGACAATTGGCCGGCCAAGGGACTGACCTACAGCTACGTCGTCAAGGACGCCGAGACCGGCGCGCAGAAGGCGAGCTCGGGGTGGATCACCACGCCGAGCTGGACGGTTCCGGCGGGCAAGCTGGACTGGAACAAGACGTACGTGTACACGGTGCAGGTGTACGACAAGGCCACGTACAGTCCGGTGTCTCCGGGGTACGCGTTCACCACGTCGGTGCCGCAGCCGCTGCTGACCGCGAACCTGGCGCAGAACTCCGGCAAGGGCTACGACGCCAGCATCGGTAACTACACCACCTCGGCGACCGACGCGAGCGTGCCGACGGTCGGTCCGTCGCTGTCGGTGACCCGTAGCTACAACAGCCTGGACACCCGGCGGGGCAACGCGTTCGGCACCGGCTGGTCCAGCCTGCTCGACATGCGCGCTACCCAGGTCAAGGACGTCGCGGGCAGCGTCCAGTCCGTGCTGGTCACCTACCCGACCGGGCAGGACGTCGCGTTCGGCCGCAAGAACGACGGCACCTTCACCGCGCCGTCCGGCCGGTTCTCCACCTTCGTCGAGACGAAGGACACCGCGGGTGCGGTCACCGGCTACACGCTGACCGACAAGGACGCCACGGTCTACACCTTCGGCCGGTCCGCTGGCGGCGGCGTGTTCAAGGTGACCCGGATCGCTGACGCCAGCGGCCGCGCGTTGACCGTCGCGTACGACACGTCGGGTTACGCGTCCCGGCTCACCTCGGCGTCGGGCCGCTATCTCGACGTCACCTGGAGCACCCCGAGCGGCTCCACGGTGCCGCACGTCGCTACCGTGTCGACCAACCCGGCGGTGGCCGGCAACGCGACCACGGCCGAGACCTGGTCCTACAGCTACGGCGCGAACGACCAGATCGCCAAGGTGTGCCCGCCCACCAGCGCCGTCGCCTGCACCACCTACCAGGCCGACACCACCTCCCAGTACGCCAACGCGCTGGTGAACGCCGGCCCGTACTCGTACTGGCCGCTGAACGAGGCCAGCGGCGCGAGCATCGCGGCGAGCCGGGTGCTCACCAACGCCGGCGTCGACAACGCCCGCTACACCAACGTCACCCTGGGCCAGCCGGCCGCTCTGGCCGGCTCGACGGCGACCACGGCGACGTTCAACGGCACCAGCTCGTACGTGCAGCTGCCCGGCAAGCTGGTCGCCGACGGCCAGTACCAGTCGATCAGCATGTGGTTCAAGACAACCACCCCGAACGGTGTGCTGTTCAGCTACAGCGCCGACGCGATCAGCAAGGGCACCACGGCCGGCAACTACAACCCGGCCCTCTACATCGGCAGCGACGGCAAGCTGCGTGGCGAGTTCTGGCAGGGCAGCGCGACGCCGATCACCAGCAACGCCGCCGTCACCGACGGCGCCTGGCACCACGTCGTGCTGACCGGGGCGGGTGACACCCAGACGCTCTACCTCGACGGCGTCGCCAAGGGCACGCTCCCCGGCACCATCGCCCTGATCCCGAACGGCTCGACGAACGTGCTGGTCGGCGCCGGCTTCGTCGGCCACGCCTGGCCGAGTCACCTGCGCAGCGGTGCCTCCCCGGCGGTGGCCTCCTACTTCTCCGGCTCCATCTCGGATGTCGCGTTCTTCAACCAGGCGCTCACCGGCACCACGGTGGCCGCGCTGAACAGCGCCGGCCGGACCAGCCACCCGGTGCTCAGCAAGGTCGTCCGGCCCTCCGGCGGGGTCACCGCCGAGATCACGTACGACAAGGCCACCGGTCGGGTCGCCACCGTCAAGGACGAGAACGGCGGCACCTGGAGCCTGGGCACGCCGACCGTCTCCGGTGACAGCGGCGTGTACGCCGCCTCGGTGCTCGGCGCGAAGCCCGCCGACTACTGGCGGCTCGGTTCCGTCGACGTCACCGACGCCGTCAACGAGGTCGAGGGCGGCACGGCCACCTTCAACAACACCACCCTCGGCGTCGCCGGCCCGTTCAGCGACAGCAAGGCAGCCTCGTTCAACGGCTCCACCTCCTACCTCCAACTGCCGCCGGAGGACCTGCCCACCACCGGGCCAAACTCGGTGGAGATGTGGTTCAAGATGCCGGACAAAAACACCGCCGGCGGTGTTCTCTACAGCTACCAGAACGGCCCAATCACCGACCCGGCGGCCGTCACCAGCTGGAATCCGTCGCTGTACGTCGGCACCGACGGCAAGCTGCGCGGTGGCTTCTGGACCGGCAGCGGTAGCTCCGGCCGGATGATCACCACCGCCGGCACGGTCAACGACGGCAAATGGCACCACGTCACGCTGTCCGCGGGCACCGCCACCCAGTCGCTGTACCTGGACGGCGTGGCGGTCGGCAAGCTCGACTACACGCTGGCCGCGACGAGCTCGGTGCACGCGTACGTCGGGGCAGGCAAGTGGTCGGGCGCCTGGCCGATGCACGGCACCCCGGAGGTCGGCTACTTCCCGGGCTCGATCGCCGAGGTCGCGTTCTACCGCAGCCAGCTCAGCGCCGACCAGGTCAGCTCCCACTTCCAGGCCTCCAAGCAGACCGTGCCCGTCGCGGTGACCATGGTGTCCGGGCAGACCCAGGCCATCCCGATGCCGGTGCAGACGGTGACGGTGACCGGCCCGACGGGGGAGAAGCTGTCCTACAGCTACGACCTGGTCAACGGTAACCGGATGGTGGCGCAGACCGACGGCCTCGGCAACACCACCAAGCTCGGGTACGACGTGGGGGGTTTCGGCAACCTGACGTACGACCCGAACGGCGTGTGGACGCAGGAACTCCAGGACGCCCGGGGCAACACCAAGCAGGTGATCACCTGCCAGGACCAGTCGGCCAACAAGTGCTCGTCGGTCTACTACACCTACTACCCGGACGCCACCAGCACCACGCTGAGCCCGGACGCCCGCAACGACCTGATGCTGACCATGCGCGACGGCCGGTCGGCGTCGGAGACCGACAACACGTACCTCACCACGTACGGCTACGACACCAAGGGCAACCAGACCACCATCACCGACCCGCTGGGTCGGGTCACCCGCACCACGTACACCGACGGCACCACCATCGCGGCCAAGGACGGCGGCTTCGCGCCCGCGGGACTGCCCTCGACCGTGACCACCCCCGGCGGGCAGACGCAACAGGTCGTCTACTACGCCAGCGGTGACGTCGCCGAGGTCGTCGAGCCGGGCGGCAAGATCACCCGATACGCCTACGACGGCCTGGGCCGCCCCGTCAGCGAAACCGAAATCACCAACACCTTCCCGGCCGGGCTGACCACGACCCGTACCTTCGACAAGCAGGGCCGGCCGCTCACCGAGACCGAGCCGGCGGTCACCAACCGGGTCACCGGCGCGGTGCACACCGCCTACACCGAGACCACCTACGACGTGGACGGCAACCTCACCGAGCAGAAGGTCAGCGACCTGACCGGCGGCGACGCCCCGCGTACCGAGAAGCACGGCTACAACGCGTACGGCCAGGAGACGAGCACCACCAACGCCGCCGACCAGACCACCACCTTCGAGTACAACCCGTACGGGCAGGTGGCCAGGGAGACTGAGGCCGACGGCGGGGTCACCGTCAACACCTATGACGTCGAGGGCAACCTGCTCACCTCGAAACTCGTGGGCTTCGTCGGAGACCCGAACACCCCGTCCGCGGCCCGCGACCTGGTCACCACCCAACGCTCGTACGACCCGGCGGGCCGGCTCGCGTCCGAGACCGACGCGATGGGCTGGACGACGTCGCACACGTACACCGACAACGGCCTCGAAGCCAAGATCACCCGCACCGACGGCACCCGCACGTTCGTGGTGAAGGAGACCACCTACGACGCCGCCGGCAACGAGGTGACCGAGAAGACCAACAACGGCCGCAGCACCACCGCGACCACCTACGACGCGGCCGGGCGGACGATCTCCACCACCGTCGACCCGAACGGGCTCAAGCGCACCACCACACTGACCTACGACGCCGATGACAACGTCGTGTCCTCGGTGTCCTCCGGCCCGAACGGCACCACCGGCATCTCCGAAGCGCTGTACGACACGGCGGGCCGGGCCATCGCCGAGACGACCTATCCGTCGACGAAGCTGACCCCCGTCGCCCGGTGGAAGCTCAACGAGACCACCGGGACGACGGCCGCCGACTCTGCCGGCAACAGCCCGGCTACCGCCAACAATGTCACCTGGTCGAGTGACCGTGGCGGTTCGGCGGTGTCCAACGGATCGACCACCAAGATCCAGACCGCGGGTCCGGTGGTGGACACCAAGCGAAGCCTGACTTTCGCCGCGTGGGTCAACCTGGCCAGCACGGGTCTCATTGGGCGGGTCCTGGGCCAGGACGGCGTGTCGCAGAACGCGTTCGAGTTGCGCTACCAGAAGACGAACCAATGGATGTTCGTCCTCAAGTCCGCGGACGTCGACGACCCGCCCAACAACCAGATCGTGACCTCGACCTCCGTCCCCTCCGTCAATACCTGGACCCATCTGGCCGGTGTCTTCGACGCCACGACCGGCACCATGACCCTCTACGTCAACGGGGTCGCCGAAGCCACCAAGACGGGCGTGAGCCCATGGTCGGCCACCGGGCCCTTCACGATCGGCTGCGGCAGATTCAACGGCGTCTGCAGCGACTCCTTCAACGGCAAGATCAGCGACGTCCAGGCGTACCAGAAGGCGCTGTCCGCCGCAGAGATCGGGCAGCTCAAGGCTGGCAGCGCACCCGCGGCCGACGCCCAGGTCATCCGCACCTCCCAGGTCCTCGACCAGGACGGGCTGCCCACCTCGATCACCGACGAGAACGGCAACACGACCTACCAGGGCTACGACGAGGAAGGCCGCTTGGTCAAGACGACCGCCCCGGCGGCGATGGTCGAGCAGGCCGGGCAGCTTCCGGCGCTGACCAGCGCGGTCAGCTGGGTCGGCTACAACACGTTCGACGAGCCGACCGATGCCCGCGACGCCAACGGCAACTGGTCGGTCACCCGCTACGACGCCGCCGGCCGGGTCGTGTCCCAGACCGACCCGAGCTACACCCCGCCCGGGTCGAGCACCCCGATCGTGCCGGAGACGACCCAGACGTACGACGAGGCCGGGCAGGTCACGTCGGTGACCGACCCGCTCGGCAAGATAACCCGCTACGAGTACGACCAGCTCGGCCGGGTGTCGAAGCAGGTCGCGCCGAACGACGGAGTTACCACCTACCGGTACGACGACGTGGGCAACGTCCTGTCGACGACGGACCCGACGGGCGCGGTGACGGAGGCGACCTACGACTACCTGGGCCGCACGCTGACGTCGACCGAGGTGGTGCGGCAGGCGAGCACCAACTACACCACCACCTACACCTACGACGACACCTCGGCCCAGCAGACGACCCAGGTCACCTCGGCGGCGGGGGTGAACAGCACCACCACGTACAACGCGGCCGGTGAACCGCTGACCGTCAAGGACGGCGCGAACAACGTCACCAGCTACACCTACGACAGCGAGGGACGGACCACCCGCACCACCCGTCCGGACGGCTCGTACGCCACGGTCACCTACGACATGGCGGACCGGGCCACCGACACCGCCGAGTACAGCCCGGCCGGTGTCAAGCTGTCGTCGCAGTCGGCCCACTACGACCGTGCCGGCAACATGGTCGCCACCACGGACGCCCGTGACACGACCACCACCTTCGAGTTCGACGCGACCGGGGCGCTGACCAGGGAGATCCAGCCGATCTCCGGCTCGGATGCGATCGAGACGACGTTCGGCTACGACCTGGAGGGCAACCGGACCCGGTTCACCGACGGTCGGGGTAACGCCTTCTACACCACGTACAACTCGTGGGGGCTGCCGGAATCGCAGATCGAGCCGGCGACGGCGGCCCACCCGGACGCGGCGGACCGGACCTTCACCATCGCGTACGACCGGGGTGGCCGGCCGGTCACGCAGACGATGCCCGGCGGTGTGACGGTCACCCGTGCCTACGACGACATGGGCCAGCTGATCCGGCAGGCCGGCGCGGGTGCCGAGGCGGCGACCGTGGACCGGGTGTTCGGCTACGACGTGGCGGGTCGGATGACCGAGTTCTCCGGCTCCGGCGGGACGAACACGATCAGCTACGACGACCGTGGCCTGCCGTTGTCGGTGACCGGGCCGTCTGGTGACTCGTCGTTCGGCTACGACCCCGACGGCCGGCTGGCCTCCCGCCAGGACGCCGCCGGCACCACCTCCTACGGGTACGACGGCGCGGGCCGGCTCTACACCCTGAGCAACCCGACCGCCGACGTGCAGATGGCCTACACCTACAACACGCTCTCCCAGCTCAGCAAAATCACGTACGGGAACAACGGCAACAGCCGCAACTTCACGTACGACCCGCTGCGGCGGCTCAAGGACGACGAGTTGAAGTCGTCGACGGGCACCTCGCTGGCGAAGATCAGCTACAGCTGGGACGAGAACAGCAACATCGTCTCGAAGAGCACCACCGGCTTCGCCGGGTCAGCGGCCAACACCTACACCTACGACCTAGCCGACCGGCTGACGTCGTGGAACAACGGCACCGCCACGACGGTGTACGCGTACGACAAGTCCGGTAACCGGGTGCAGAACGGTTCGAAGCTGTTCACGTACGACCAGCGCAACCGGCTGTTGACCGCCGACGGCGCCGGCTACACGTACACCGCGCGGGGCACGCTCGCCTCGGCGGGTGGGGTCACCACGAGCACGGACGCGTTCGGGCAGGTGGTGTCGCAACAGTCCACCGGTGGCGGTTCGCAGACGTACTCGTATGACGGCCTGGGGCGGGCGATTCGGCCGGGCTTCTCGTACGGCGGGTTGGCAAACGACCTGGCTGGTGATGCTTCCGCGAGTTACGTGCGGGGCCCGTCGGGTGAGGTGGTCGGCACCGCTTCGGGCGGTAGTCAGCGGTTGGTGTGGACGGACCTGCACACGGATGTGGTGGGGCAGTTCACGGCGACGGGGGCGGGCTTGTCGGGGTCGATGACCTACGACCCGTTGGGCAAGATTGTCGGCACGGCTGGTCTGTTGGGGCAGTTGGGTTACCAGTCGGAGTGGACTGATGCGGTGACGTCGCGGGTGAACATGCACGCGCGGTGGTACAACACCGAGACTGGTCAGTTCGACACGCGGGACACCGCCAGCAACAGTCCGGTGCCGGACTCGATCAACGCCAACCGCTACCAGTACGGTGACGCGAACCCGCTGACCGTCACGGACCCGACGGGGCACTGGGGTTTCGGCAGCCTGAAGAAGGCGTTCAGCTCGGCGGTGAGCTCGGTCCGCTCGACGGTGTCGTCGTACGCCTCGAGTGCCTACTCGTACGCCTCGTCGTACGCGTACTCGGCGTACAGCTCGGCCAAGAGCACCGTCACCAAGACGGTGAGCAAGGCCAAGGCAGTGGTGAAGAAGAAGGTCCAGCAGGTCAAACGGAAGTACAACCAGGTCAAAAAGACCGTCAAGAAGACGTACAACAAGGTCAAGAAGGCGGTCAAGAAGAAGATCGACGCGGGCCGCAAGTACGTGTCGAAGAAGATCGCCGCGGCCAAGAAACGCGCCAAACAACTCGCCGCCAAGGCGAAACAGGCTGCCAAGAAGGTCGCGGCGAAGGCGGTCCGGGTGGTCAAGAAGGCGGCCAGCCAGGTCAAGGACGCGGCGGCGGCGACGAAGAAATGGGTACAGGAGCACAAGGACACCCTTCTCGAGGTCGCCGCGATCGGCGGGGCGATCCTGGCCGGTATCGCCTGCACGGCGGTCACCGCCGGCGCCGGTGCGATCGCCTGCATGGTCGGTGCGGGAGCGTTGATCAACCTGGCCAAGGACGCGGCGCAGGGTGACATCCACAGCGTCGGTGACGCGCTGGGCTCCGTGGGCACGGGTGCAGTGTCGGGTCTGGTCGGTGGTGCCGGTGGCGCGATCGCCGGCCGGGTCGGTGCGCTGGTGGCCAACAAGGTCGGTACTGGCCTGGCGGGTCGGCTGGCCACGGAGGCGGCGGAGAACACCGTCGAGGACGCGATCGGCCAGGTCGCGACGACGGGCCGGTACAACCCCCGTGCGGCTGCGGAGAGCATGGTTCCGGGGCTGAGCCTGCTCAGCCGCAAGGGAGGCGGCGCCCGCAGCGCCGGAGCGTCCAGCGGCGGCGGCGCCGGGGGCGGGGGCAACGCCTTCGGTATCTCGGTCGGCGGGGGCGGCGCTACCTGTCCACGGCACAGCTTCGATCCGAAGACGCGGGTGCTCATGGCCGATGGCAGTAGCCGGCCGATTGAGGATGTCAACGTCGGTGACAAGGTCATGGCAACCGAGCCGACCACGGGCAGGTCGGAGCCGAAGCAGGTCACCCAGCTGCACCGCAACGACGACAAGGACCTGACCGACCTGACCGTCCGCGACCAGGACGGCAAGGTCACGAAGGTAGAGACGACCTGGCACCACCCGTTCTGGAACGCCACCAAGCGTAAGTGGGACGACGCCAAGGACCTCAAGCCCGGCACCAAGCTGCTCGTCCGCGGCAAGGGCGCGGTCACCGTCGCCGCGGTGCTGAACAAGCTCGGCGCCGAGGAGATGCGAGACCTCACCGTCGCTGACATCCACACGTACTATGTGGTAGCCGGCAACACTCCCGTACTCGTGCACAACTGCAACCTTGCAAACTATGCCGACAGCGTGCGCAATAAGCCTGGAGCCAAATTTGCCTCGGAGTACACATCGCCTTCAGGTGCCAAGTACTACGGCCATAATAGGCATGGACAGCAGGCGGAAGGACCGCTAGCGGACGCGCTTGAGCGGGCGGGCCACCATGGAGGGTGTGCAGAGGTGCATTGCCTGATCCAAGCTCAGGCAGCGGAAGGTCCCGACGCTATCCGGGGTGGAACCATGCGCACGGTGCAGACGAGAAACAATTCTATGCCAACGTCAAATACGACTGGTCATGGCGAACCGGCGTACCCTTGCGGTCGTTGTAGCCGGCTACTGGAAGATCTCGGGATCGGGTGA
- a CDS encoding BMP family ABC transporter substrate-binding protein — MVVFLVWLLWPADPTKREREYRAETACLLTGEKGVADPDAAPVWAGMQEASVVTHVKVQYLEVSGPQTAENAETFLASLAQSKCDLILTVGSVPVGALRATAARFPSVHFVGIGGGSAADNVSVVSVDGPDSARRKTKELVASLAA, encoded by the coding sequence GTGGTTGTGTTCCTGGTCTGGCTGCTGTGGCCGGCTGACCCGACGAAGCGGGAGCGTGAGTACCGGGCCGAGACCGCGTGCCTGCTGACAGGTGAGAAGGGCGTCGCGGACCCGGATGCCGCGCCGGTCTGGGCCGGCATGCAGGAGGCGTCGGTGGTCACCCATGTCAAGGTTCAATACCTGGAGGTGAGCGGTCCGCAGACAGCCGAGAACGCGGAGACGTTTCTGGCGAGCCTGGCGCAGAGCAAGTGTGATCTTATCCTCACTGTCGGTTCGGTGCCGGTTGGTGCTTTGCGGGCGACCGCGGCAAGGTTCCCGAGTGTCCATTTCGTAGGTATCGGGGGCGGATCCGCCGCAGACAACGTGTCCGTTGTGAGTGTGGATGGTCCGGATTCTGCCCGCCGGAAGACAAAGGAACTGGTCGCTTCGCTCGCCGCCTGA